A stretch of Lathyrus oleraceus cultivar Zhongwan6 chromosome 6, CAAS_Psat_ZW6_1.0, whole genome shotgun sequence DNA encodes these proteins:
- the LOC127091279 gene encoding aminodeoxychorismate synthase, chloroplastic isoform X1: protein MNMSMRLLSSAFACPTSETKQYRNVNFILSRSSVRVSSFVNKDVCNRNGRNTRVCCQLMHGHLEESYERKKKLQVSLQKPDFVRTLLIDNYDSYTYNIYQELSIINGVPPVVIQNDDWTWEELCHYLYEENAFDNIVISPGPGSPACPEDIGICLQILLECRDIPVLGVCLGHQALGHVHGAQVVHASEPVHGRLSEVEHNGCQLFHGIPSGRNSGFKVVRYHSLVIDSESLPEVLIPIAWTSTSTLPSIGSKVSDKYNGHEVQTDQSIFFDSFLPEAGNGSSNLIDYGQTRNARVLMGVKHSTRPHYGVQFHPESVATCHGNQIFKNFREITEDYWLRYRSLHNKEKRANSNAYTQVSSASRLYRDFCRSNNAEINTVDQPRKVNHGDKHLVHNNTEMNHKCLKLKWRKFDHLAGQVGGAKNIFCQLFGHEAENTFWLDSSSTDMGRARFSFMGGKGGSLWKQLSFRLSDQSDGCSKGCGFLSLEDSEGSAKTIFLEGGFLDFLNKELQSYQYDKNEYEGLPFDFHGGYVGYMGYDLKVECGATSNRYKSKTPDACFFFADNLVAIDHKNDDVYLLAIHEESSSMTEWLDDTEEKLLRLTGSTSMDLERQYSHPSTFSSHKAGFAAEQSREQYIRDVKKCLNYIKDGESYELCLTTQIRKPIEVLNSLGLYLSLRERNPAPYAAWLNFPKEDLCICCSSPERFLQLDRNDMLEAKPIKGTVARGATEEEDKQLKLKLQLSEKDQAENLMIVDLLRNDLGRVCDPGSVHVPYLMDVQSYATVHTMVSTIRGKKRSDVSAVNCVKAAFPGGSMTGAPKLRSMELLDSIESCSRGIYSGCIGFFSYNQTFDLNIVIRTIVIHEGEASIGAGGAIIALSNPEEEYEEMILKTKAPASTVIDYE, encoded by the exons ATGAACATGTCAATGCGTTTGTTGTCTTCTGCGTTCGCATGTCCTACAAGTGAAACCAAACAGTATAGAAATGTGAATTTTATTTTGTCCAGATCCTCGGTAAGGGTTTCTTCTTTCGTTAATAAAGATGTATGTAATCGTAATGGAAGAAACACGAGGGTGTGTTGTCAATTGATGCATGGCCATTTAGAGGAATCATATGAAAGGAAGAAAAAGTTACAAGTTTCTCTACAGAAGCCGGATTTTGTGAGGACTTTGTTGATTGATAACTATGACAGTTACACTTACAATATATACCAGGAGCTATCTATTATTAATGGTG TCCCTCCTGTGGTGATTCAAAATGATGATTGGACGTGGGAAGAACTTTGCCATTACCTGTACGAAGAAAATGCCTTTGATAACATCGTAATATCACCTGGACCTGGTTCTCCAGCATGCCCAGAAGATATAG GCATCTGTCTTCAAATATTGCTTGAATGCAGGGATATTCCTGTTCTGGGTGTTTGCCTAGGACATCAG GCATTGGGTCATGTGCATGGAGCTCAAGTTGTCCATGCGTCTGAACCAGTTCATGGACGTCTGAG TGAAGTTGAGCACAATGGATGCCAGCTTTTTCACGGCATACCTTCTGGTAGAAATTCTGGTTTCAAG GTGGTTCGATATCATTCACTGGTGATAGATTCTGAATCACTTCCTGAAGTGCTCATTCCAATAGCATGGACTTCTACTAGCACACTTCCGTCTATTGGATCCAAGGTTTCTGACAAGTACAATGGTCATGAAGTTCAGACTGATCAAAGCATTTTCTTTGATTCATTTTTACCTGAAGCAGGAAATGGTAGTTCAAACCTTATTGATTATGGACAAACTAGAAATGCAAGGGTTCTTATGGGAGTCAAGCATTCTACAAGGCCACACTATGGTGTACAG TTTCATCCAGAGAGTGTTGCAACCTGCCATGGAAATCAAATATTCAAGAATTTTAGAGAGATTACAGAGGATTATTGGCTGAGATATAGGTCTTTACACAACAAGGAAAAGCGTGCAAATTCTAATG CATACACGCAGGTTTCAAGTGCTAGTAGACTCTACAGAGACTTTTGCAGAAGTAATAATGCTGAAATTAATACTGTGGATCAGCCAAGAAAAGTAAATCACGGAGACAAACATTTAGTACATAATAATACTGAGATGAACCATAAATGTTTGAAGTTAAAATGGAGGAAATTTGATCACTTGGCTGGCCAAGTTGGTGGAGCAAAAAACATATTCTGTCAGTTGTTTGGACATGAAGCTGAAAACACCTTTTGGTTAGATAGTTCCTCCACAGATATG GGAAGAGCACGCTTTTCATTCATGGGAGGAAAAGGTGGATCACTTTGGAAGCAGTTATCGTTCAGATTATCTGATCAGAG TGATGGGTGTTCAAAAGGTTGTGGCTTTTTGTCACTGGAAGATTCTGAAGGTTCTGCCAAAACAATATTCTTGGAAGGAGGTTTTCTTGATTTTTTGAACAAG GAGCTTCAATCATATCAATATGATAAGAATGAATACGAAGGTCTACCATTTGATTTTCACGGCGGATATGTTGGTTACATGGG GTATGATCTCAAAGTTGAATGTGGGGCCACATCTAACCGTTACAAATCTAAAACTCCAGATGCATGTTTTTTCTTTGCTGATAATCTTGTAGCTATTGATCACAAAAATGATGATGTTTATTTATTGGCTATACATGAAGAAAGTTCAAGTATGACAGAATGGTTGGATGATACCGAGGAGAAGCTTCTGAGATTAACTGGCTCTACGAGCATGGATTTAGAAAGACAATATTCTCATCCTTCAACTTTTTCCTCACATAAGGCTGGTTTTGCAGCTGAACAATCTAGAGAGCAGTACATTAGAGATGTTAAGAAGTGTCTAAACTACATTAAAGATGGAGAGAGTTATGAGTTGTGCCTCACAACCCAGATAAGGAAACCAATTGAGGTATTAAATTCTCTTGGACTTTACCTTAGTTTGAGAGAAAGGAATCCAGCACCTTATGCTGCTTGGCTTAATTTTCCAAAGGAAGATTTGTGTATTTGCTGTTCTTCTCCCGAGAGGTTCTTGCAGTTGGATAGGAATGACATGCTAGAAGCTAAGCCCATCAAGGGTACTGTAGCTCGTGGTGCTACTGAAGAGGAAGACAAGCAACTCAAGTTGAAATTACAGCTCAG TGAAAAGGATCAGGCTGAAAACTTGATGATTGTTGATCTTCTAAGAAATGACCTGGGTCGTGTATGTGATCCTGGATCTGTTCACGTGCCATATCTGATGGATGTACAATCATATGCAACTGTTCACACAATGGTTAGTACAATTCGTGGGAAAAAGCGGTCAGATGTAAGTGCAGTGAACTGTGTCAAAGCTGCATTTCCTGGTGGTTCGATGACTGGTGCACCAAAGTTGAGATCAATGGAACTTCTCGACTCTATTGAAAGTTGTTCTCGAGGCATCTACTCAGGCTGTATTGGATTTTTCTCATATAATCAGACATTCGATCTAAATATTGTCATAAGAACAATTGTTATACATGAGGGTGAAGCTTCAATAGGAGCTGGAGGGGCGATTATTGCTCTGTCAAACCCAGAAGAAGAATATGAAGAGATGATCTTGAAAACAAAAGCACCAGCAAGCACTGTGATAGATTATGAATAG
- the LOC127091279 gene encoding aminodeoxychorismate synthase, chloroplastic isoform X2 has translation MTVTLTIYTRSYLLLMVLVLVFILPVPPVVIQNDDWTWEELCHYLYEENAFDNIVISPGPGSPACPEDIGICLQILLECRDIPVLGVCLGHQALGHVHGAQVVHASEPVHGRLSEVEHNGCQLFHGIPSGRNSGFKVVRYHSLVIDSESLPEVLIPIAWTSTSTLPSIGSKVSDKYNGHEVQTDQSIFFDSFLPEAGNGSSNLIDYGQTRNARVLMGVKHSTRPHYGVQFHPESVATCHGNQIFKNFREITEDYWLRYRSLHNKEKRANSNAYTQVSSASRLYRDFCRSNNAEINTVDQPRKVNHGDKHLVHNNTEMNHKCLKLKWRKFDHLAGQVGGAKNIFCQLFGHEAENTFWLDSSSTDMGRARFSFMGGKGGSLWKQLSFRLSDQSDGCSKGCGFLSLEDSEGSAKTIFLEGGFLDFLNKELQSYQYDKNEYEGLPFDFHGGYVGYMGYDLKVECGATSNRYKSKTPDACFFFADNLVAIDHKNDDVYLLAIHEESSSMTEWLDDTEEKLLRLTGSTSMDLERQYSHPSTFSSHKAGFAAEQSREQYIRDVKKCLNYIKDGESYELCLTTQIRKPIEVLNSLGLYLSLRERNPAPYAAWLNFPKEDLCICCSSPERFLQLDRNDMLEAKPIKGTVARGATEEEDKQLKLKLQLSEKDQAENLMIVDLLRNDLGRVCDPGSVHVPYLMDVQSYATVHTMVSTIRGKKRSDVSAVNCVKAAFPGGSMTGAPKLRSMELLDSIESCSRGIYSGCIGFFSYNQTFDLNIVIRTIVIHEGEASIGAGGAIIALSNPEEEYEEMILKTKAPASTVIDYE, from the exons ATGACAGTTACACTTACAATATATACCAGGAGCTATCTATTATTAATGGTG CTGGTTTTGGTTTTCATTTTGCCAGTCCCTCCTGTGGTGATTCAAAATGATGATTGGACGTGGGAAGAACTTTGCCATTACCTGTACGAAGAAAATGCCTTTGATAACATCGTAATATCACCTGGACCTGGTTCTCCAGCATGCCCAGAAGATATAG GCATCTGTCTTCAAATATTGCTTGAATGCAGGGATATTCCTGTTCTGGGTGTTTGCCTAGGACATCAG GCATTGGGTCATGTGCATGGAGCTCAAGTTGTCCATGCGTCTGAACCAGTTCATGGACGTCTGAG TGAAGTTGAGCACAATGGATGCCAGCTTTTTCACGGCATACCTTCTGGTAGAAATTCTGGTTTCAAG GTGGTTCGATATCATTCACTGGTGATAGATTCTGAATCACTTCCTGAAGTGCTCATTCCAATAGCATGGACTTCTACTAGCACACTTCCGTCTATTGGATCCAAGGTTTCTGACAAGTACAATGGTCATGAAGTTCAGACTGATCAAAGCATTTTCTTTGATTCATTTTTACCTGAAGCAGGAAATGGTAGTTCAAACCTTATTGATTATGGACAAACTAGAAATGCAAGGGTTCTTATGGGAGTCAAGCATTCTACAAGGCCACACTATGGTGTACAG TTTCATCCAGAGAGTGTTGCAACCTGCCATGGAAATCAAATATTCAAGAATTTTAGAGAGATTACAGAGGATTATTGGCTGAGATATAGGTCTTTACACAACAAGGAAAAGCGTGCAAATTCTAATG CATACACGCAGGTTTCAAGTGCTAGTAGACTCTACAGAGACTTTTGCAGAAGTAATAATGCTGAAATTAATACTGTGGATCAGCCAAGAAAAGTAAATCACGGAGACAAACATTTAGTACATAATAATACTGAGATGAACCATAAATGTTTGAAGTTAAAATGGAGGAAATTTGATCACTTGGCTGGCCAAGTTGGTGGAGCAAAAAACATATTCTGTCAGTTGTTTGGACATGAAGCTGAAAACACCTTTTGGTTAGATAGTTCCTCCACAGATATG GGAAGAGCACGCTTTTCATTCATGGGAGGAAAAGGTGGATCACTTTGGAAGCAGTTATCGTTCAGATTATCTGATCAGAG TGATGGGTGTTCAAAAGGTTGTGGCTTTTTGTCACTGGAAGATTCTGAAGGTTCTGCCAAAACAATATTCTTGGAAGGAGGTTTTCTTGATTTTTTGAACAAG GAGCTTCAATCATATCAATATGATAAGAATGAATACGAAGGTCTACCATTTGATTTTCACGGCGGATATGTTGGTTACATGGG GTATGATCTCAAAGTTGAATGTGGGGCCACATCTAACCGTTACAAATCTAAAACTCCAGATGCATGTTTTTTCTTTGCTGATAATCTTGTAGCTATTGATCACAAAAATGATGATGTTTATTTATTGGCTATACATGAAGAAAGTTCAAGTATGACAGAATGGTTGGATGATACCGAGGAGAAGCTTCTGAGATTAACTGGCTCTACGAGCATGGATTTAGAAAGACAATATTCTCATCCTTCAACTTTTTCCTCACATAAGGCTGGTTTTGCAGCTGAACAATCTAGAGAGCAGTACATTAGAGATGTTAAGAAGTGTCTAAACTACATTAAAGATGGAGAGAGTTATGAGTTGTGCCTCACAACCCAGATAAGGAAACCAATTGAGGTATTAAATTCTCTTGGACTTTACCTTAGTTTGAGAGAAAGGAATCCAGCACCTTATGCTGCTTGGCTTAATTTTCCAAAGGAAGATTTGTGTATTTGCTGTTCTTCTCCCGAGAGGTTCTTGCAGTTGGATAGGAATGACATGCTAGAAGCTAAGCCCATCAAGGGTACTGTAGCTCGTGGTGCTACTGAAGAGGAAGACAAGCAACTCAAGTTGAAATTACAGCTCAG TGAAAAGGATCAGGCTGAAAACTTGATGATTGTTGATCTTCTAAGAAATGACCTGGGTCGTGTATGTGATCCTGGATCTGTTCACGTGCCATATCTGATGGATGTACAATCATATGCAACTGTTCACACAATGGTTAGTACAATTCGTGGGAAAAAGCGGTCAGATGTAAGTGCAGTGAACTGTGTCAAAGCTGCATTTCCTGGTGGTTCGATGACTGGTGCACCAAAGTTGAGATCAATGGAACTTCTCGACTCTATTGAAAGTTGTTCTCGAGGCATCTACTCAGGCTGTATTGGATTTTTCTCATATAATCAGACATTCGATCTAAATATTGTCATAAGAACAATTGTTATACATGAGGGTGAAGCTTCAATAGGAGCTGGAGGGGCGATTATTGCTCTGTCAAACCCAGAAGAAGAATATGAAGAGATGATCTTGAAAACAAAAGCACCAGCAAGCACTGTGATAGATTATGAATAG